The following DNA comes from Burkholderia sp. HI2500.
TCGACCAGTTCAGCCGCGGCCGGCTCGCCGTGCACTTCATTTCCGGCGGCTCGGACAGCGAACAACAGCGCGACGGCGATTTCCTCGATCACGACGCGCGCTATGCGCGCACCGACGAATACCTCGGCATCCTCCGACGAATCTGGACCGAAGCGCAGCCGTTCGATCACGACGGTGCGCACTACCGATTCAAGCAGGGCTTTTCAGAAGTGAAGCCGTTCCAGCAGCCGCATGTGCCGATCTATTTCGGCGGCGCATCGGAAGCGGCGCTCGAAGTGGCCGGCAAGCACGCGGACGTCTACGCGCTGTGGGGCGAATCGCTCGACCAGGTGCGCGACCTGACCACACGCGTGCGCGCCGAAGCCGCGAAGCACGGCCGCCAGGTGCGCTTCTCCGTGTCGTTCCGCCCGATCCTCGCCGCGACCGAGGACGAAGCATGGGCGCGCGCGCATCGCATCCTCGACGAAACGCGCCGGCTGCGCGAAGCGGCCGGCCTCGGCGCCGGCGGCCCGCAGCAGAGCGAAGGCGCGCGCCGCCTGCTCGCCGCGGCCGAACGCGGCTCGCGCGTCGACAAGCGGCTGTGGACCGAGATCGCGAAGCTCACCGGCGCACGCTCGAATTCGACGGCGCTCGTCGGCACGCCCGAACAGGTCGCCGACGCCCTGCTCGACTACTACGACCTCGGCGTCACGACGTTCCTGATCCGCGGCTTCGATCCGCTGGAAGACGCGATCGACTACGGCCGCGAACTGATTCCGCGCGTGCGCAGCGCCGTCGCCGCCCGCGACGCGGCACGCCGCGCAGCCTGAGCCCAACGAAGCCTATTGGAGCCATCCGCCATCATGTCCGCCGTCCTTGCCTCGCCCGTCCGCACCGCATCGGGTCTCGAACTCGCCGAAGCGCCGCGCCAGCATTTCTGGTTCGATCCGCCGGCACCGCGCATCGACGTCGCCGCCGAGCGCCGTCACCGCCAGGAACGGCTCGCGGGCGCATTCCGCCTGTTCGCCCGCTTCGGCTTCGCGCAGGGGCTCGCCGGCCACATCACCGCACGCGACCCCGAGCTGCCCGACCACTTCTGGGTGAATCCGCTCGGCGTGCATTTCTCGCAGATCAAGGTGTCCGACCTGCTGCTCGTCAACGCACGCGGCGAAACCGCGATCGGCACGCGGCCGCTGAACAAGGCCGCGTTCGCGATCCATGCGGCGATCCACGAAGCGCATCCGCACATCGTCGCCGCCGCGCATACGCACTCGACATACGGCAAGGCGTGGTCGACGCTCGGCCGCCTGCTCGATCCGCTCACGCAGGATGCCTGCGTGTTCTACGAAGACCACGCGCTGTTCGACGACTTCACGGGGATGGTCGTCGACACGAGCGAAGGCGCGCGGATCGCGGACGTGCTCGCGAAGCCGGACGGCACCACGCACAAGGGCGCGATCCTGAAGAACCACGGGATCCTGAGCGCCGGCCCGACGGTCGAGGCCGCTGCGTGGTGGTACATCGCGCTCGACAACGCCGCGCACACGCAGTTGCTGGCCGAGGCGGCCGGCACGCCGCAGCCGATCGATCGCGCGACCGCGCGCCACACGCACGGCCAGATCGGCGGCCCCGAGGGTGCGCTGCATGCATTCGACAGCCTGTTCGCGCGCGTCGTCGCCGAAGAACCCGACCTGCTCGACTGAGCAACATTCCGCACGACCGGAGACCAGCCCTCATGACCCGAACCACCGCACCCGCACCCGTGCCCGACGACGCGCACGACGACAAGCGCCGCAAGCTGCTGCGCGCCGCCGGCGCCGTCGCGCTCACCGCGCCCGCGATCACGCTGGGCCGCAAGGCCTGGTCCGCGCCGCCGCTGAAGAAGCTCACGTTCGCGTGGAACCAGAACGCGTTCTGCCTGACGCCGATCGTCGTCGCGCAGGAGCGCGGCTTCTTCGAGAAGAACGGCCTGAAGGTCGATCTGATCAACTACAGCGGCTCGACCGATCAGTTGCTCGAATCGATCGCGACCGGCAAGGCCGATGCGGCGGTCGGGATGATTCACCGCTGGCTGAAGCCGCTCGAAGCCGGTTTCGACGTGAAGATCATCGGCAGCTCGCACGGCGGCTGCGTGCGGCTCGTCGGCGCGAAGGCGGCCGGCGTGACGACGCTGCAGGCGCTGAAGGGCAAGACGGTCGGCGTCAGCGACCTGGCTGCGCCCGGCAAGCATTTCTTCTCGATCCTGCTCGCGAAGAACGGGATCGATCCCGAACGCGACATCACGTGGCGGCAGTATCCGGCCGACCTGCTCGGCGTGGCGGTCGACAAGGGCGAGATCCACGCGATCGCCGACGGCGACCCGAATCTCTATCTGCTCGAGAAGCGCAGCAACGGCGCATACACCGAGCTGGCGACGAATCTGTCCGGCGAATACGCGCGCAAGGTGTGCTGCGTGATCGGCGCGCGCGGTGACCTCGTGCGCAACGACCGTCCGTCGGCCGCCGCGCTCGCGCGCTCGATCGTGCAGGCCACCGAATTCACGCACGACAACCCGAACGAAGCCGCGAAGGTGTTCGCGAAGTATTCGCCGAAGATCAACCCCGAGGACTTGCGCAAGCTCTACGCGACGCTCACCTACAATCACCACCCGACCAACGTCGACCTGCAGCAGGAAATCGCGTTCTACGCGGACGACTTCCGCCGCATCAGCGTGCTGAAGAAGAGCACCGACCCGCAGCGCTTCGCGCAGCAGGTCTATGCGAACGTGCTGGGGTGACGCGATGTCGACGATCGAACACGCTGCTCCCGCACGCTCCGCTTCAGGCGCTTCCGGCGCCAGTACCACCGCATCGTCGGCACGTGTCGCCTGCACGGCCTGCGAAGCGACGCTGGCCGCCGAAGCCCGTCGCTCGCGTACCTGGCCGACCGGCATCGCCGCCGCGCTCGCATGGGGCGTGCTCGGCGCCCTCACGCGACTGTGGCCGAACCGCGTCGTCGGTTTCAGCGACTGGGCGTACACCGACGAATTCGCCGTCGGCGCGTGGACGATCGCCGCGCTGTTGCTCGCCGCCGCGACGCTCGGCCATCTCGTCCCCGCGACACGCAAGCGGCTCGCGCGCGTGCGCCCGGCCGGCCCGTGGCTCGTCGCGCTGCCGCTCGTGCTCGCCGCGTGGGAAATCGTCACAGCTAAAACCGGCTGGCTGCCGACGCCGTTCTTCGCGCCGCCGCAGGCGCTGATCGAGGTCTACGTCGACGACTGGCCACGCCTGCTGGGTAGCGCCGGCAACACGCTGAAGCTGCTCGCGCTCGGCTTTGCGTATGGCGTCGCGGTCGGTTTCGCGGTCGGCGTGTCGATCGGCTGGTCGCGCCGGATCGGCTACTGGGTGCATCCGGTGTTGCGCGTGCTCGGCCCCGTGCCGGCCACCGCGCTGCTGCCGCTCACGTTCTACTTCTTCCCGTCGAGCTATTCCGCGGCCGCGTTCCTGATCGCGCTCGCAACCGGCTTCCCGGTCGCCGTGCTCACGTGGTCGGGCGTCGCGAGCGTCAACAAGCAGTATTACGACGTCGCGCGCACGCTCGGCGCGAACGCGCGCTTCCTCGTGCTGCGCGTCGCGATTCCGGCCGCGCTGCCGCACGTGTTCGTCGGCATCTTCATGGGGCTGAGCGCG
Coding sequences within:
- a CDS encoding ABC transporter permease; protein product: MSTIEHAAPARSASGASGASTTASSARVACTACEATLAAEARRSRTWPTGIAAALAWGVLGALTRLWPNRVVGFSDWAYTDEFAVGAWTIAALLLAAATLGHLVPATRKRLARVRPAGPWLVALPLVLAAWEIVTAKTGWLPTPFFAPPQALIEVYVDDWPRLLGSAGNTLKLLALGFAYGVAVGFAVGVSIGWSRRIGYWVHPVLRVLGPVPATALLPLTFYFFPSSYSAAAFLIALATGFPVAVLTWSGVASVNKQYYDVARTLGANARFLVLRVAIPAALPHVFVGIFMGLSASFTVLVVAEMMGVKSGLGWYLSWAQGWASYVNMYAALIVMALLFSGLIALLFAVRDRVLAWQKGTVKW
- a CDS encoding LLM class flavin-dependent oxidoreductase translates to MSVEFIGMIQSQKQSEIHPPSGPVVDPDYVRDFARAHETAGFDRILVPHHSTGPSATLTIAFAAAATERIHFMLAHRPGFTAPTLAARQIATLDQFSRGRLAVHFISGGSDSEQQRDGDFLDHDARYARTDEYLGILRRIWTEAQPFDHDGAHYRFKQGFSEVKPFQQPHVPIYFGGASEAALEVAGKHADVYALWGESLDQVRDLTTRVRAEAAKHGRQVRFSVSFRPILAATEDEAWARAHRILDETRRLREAAGLGAGGPQQSEGARRLLAAAERGSRVDKRLWTEIAKLTGARSNSTALVGTPEQVADALLDYYDLGVTTFLIRGFDPLEDAIDYGRELIPRVRSAVAARDAARRAA
- a CDS encoding ABC transporter substrate-binding protein, whose translation is MTRTTAPAPVPDDAHDDKRRKLLRAAGAVALTAPAITLGRKAWSAPPLKKLTFAWNQNAFCLTPIVVAQERGFFEKNGLKVDLINYSGSTDQLLESIATGKADAAVGMIHRWLKPLEAGFDVKIIGSSHGGCVRLVGAKAAGVTTLQALKGKTVGVSDLAAPGKHFFSILLAKNGIDPERDITWRQYPADLLGVAVDKGEIHAIADGDPNLYLLEKRSNGAYTELATNLSGEYARKVCCVIGARGDLVRNDRPSAAALARSIVQATEFTHDNPNEAAKVFAKYSPKINPEDLRKLYATLTYNHHPTNVDLQQEIAFYADDFRRISVLKKSTDPQRFAQQVYANVLG
- a CDS encoding class II aldolase/adducin family protein, encoding MSAVLASPVRTASGLELAEAPRQHFWFDPPAPRIDVAAERRHRQERLAGAFRLFARFGFAQGLAGHITARDPELPDHFWVNPLGVHFSQIKVSDLLLVNARGETAIGTRPLNKAAFAIHAAIHEAHPHIVAAAHTHSTYGKAWSTLGRLLDPLTQDACVFYEDHALFDDFTGMVVDTSEGARIADVLAKPDGTTHKGAILKNHGILSAGPTVEAAAWWYIALDNAAHTQLLAEAAGTPQPIDRATARHTHGQIGGPEGALHAFDSLFARVVAEEPDLLD